In Amycolatopsis sp. FBCC-B4732, the genomic stretch CCGGGTTCGACTTCGTGGTCGTCGACCTGGAACACGCGCCGCTCGACCTCGTCACGGCGTACCGGCTGATCAACACCGCGGCCGCGCTCGGCCTGACGCCGATCGTGCGGGTGCCGGACAAGACGGCGTCGACCATCCAGAAGATCCTCGACGCCGGGGCGATGGGCATCCTCGTCCCGCACGTCGACACGGTCGAAGAGGCGGCGGCGGTCGGGCGAGCGTGCCGGTTCCCGCCGCACGGCGTCCGCGGCGCCGGGGGCACCAGCCGCGCCGGGGCGTGGGGGCTGAAGCCGACCGCCGAGTACCTGGCCACCGGCAACGACGACGTCCTCTGCATCCCGCAGCTGGAGAGCGTCGAGGCGATCAAGGCGGCGCCGGAGATGCTGGCGCTGGACACCGTGGACGCCGTGTTCGTCGGCGCGGCGGACCTGTCGATGTCGATGGGCTCGACGCCGGCGTCGCCGGACGTGCTCGACCTGATCGCCTCGGCCGTCGCGGCCGCGCACGACGCCGGGAAGAAGTGCGGGCTGGCGTTCGGCGGGGTCCCGGACAGGGCCGCGGCGGCGGTGCGGGAGGGCTGCGACTTCGTGCTGCTGAGCAACGACACGACGATGCTGGCCGAGGCCGCGCGCGGGCTGGTCACCGCGTTCCGGGACGCGACCGCATGACGTTGTCCTTGCCGCGTACGGCGTTGTCGATCGCCGAGCTCGACGACCTCGACCACGCCGGGGTCATCCGGTTCGTGCGCGCGCTCGAGGAGTACGGGCACCGGATGGTGTGGCTCCCCGAGGTCGCCGGGCGGGAGGCGTTCACAACGGCGGCACTCGTGCTGGCGTCGACGTCGTCCTTGATCGTCGGCAACGGCGTGGCGCGGGCGCTCGAACGCGTCCCGAAGTCGGCGGGCTCGGCGGCGCGGGAGCTCGCCGCCGGATACCCCGGGCGGTACGTACTGGGGCTCGGGGTGAGCGGGGCGGTCCGCGAACGCGGGGCCGGGCCGCTGCCGTTCCTGCGCTCGTACCTCGACGGCGTCGACGAGGTGGCACCCGGCGTGCCGCGGGTGCTCGGCGCGTACTCGGCGGGGATCACGAAGCTGGCCGCCGAGCGGGCGGACGGGCTGATCACGTTCCTCGTCACGCCGGAGCACACCCGCTGGGCGCGCGAAACGATCGGGGACCTGTTCCTGTCCGTCGTCCAATGGGCGGTGGTCGGCCGTTCGCGGGCCGAGGCCCGGGAGGTCGCCCGGGAGCGGCTCGCGTACTACCTGACGCTCCCCCACCAGATCGCGAAACTGACCCGGCTCGGGTTCACCGACGCCGACCTCGCGCCGCCGGGGTCCGACCGGCTGCTCGACGCGCTCGTCGCCTACGGCACGCCGTCCCAGGTGCGCGAAGCGGTTCGGGCGCAGTACGAAGCGGGTGCCACCCAGGTCGCGCTGTCGCTGGTCGGCCCGCTCGACGAAGCGAAGCTCGACGCCTACCGGGCGCTCGCACCACAGGAGGATTGATGCGCACGGCCGAGAAAGTCATCATCACCACCGCCATCACGGGCTCGGTGCACATCCCGTCGCAGAGCCCGCACCTGCCGCTGTCCGCCGACGAAGTCGCCGACGCGGCCCTGGAAGCCATCGAGGCCGGGTCGGCCATCGTGCACCTGCACGCCCGCGAGCCGGACGGGCGGCCGACACCCGATCCCGACGTGTTCGAGAAGATCGTCGGGCGGATCACCGCGGAGACCGACGCCGTCGTCAACATCACCACCGGCGGCGCGTCGTCGATGACGATGGACGAGCGGCTCGCGGCGGCGCGGCGGCTGAAGCCGGAGCTCGCGTCGATGAACATGGGGTCGATGAACTTCGTCTACTCCGGCATCGCGGACAAGGTGACGGAGTGGAAGCACGATTGGGAAAAGCCGTACGTGCTCAACACGTATTCGCACCCGTTCGTGAACACCTTCGACCGGATCGAGGACACGCTGCGCACGCTCGGTGCGGCCGGCACGCGGTTCGAATACGAGTGCTACGACATCGGGCACCTGTACTCGCTGGCGTACTTCGTGGAGCTGGGGCTGGCGAAGCCGCCGTTGCTGATCCAGGGCGTGTTCGGGGTGCTCGGCGGGATCGGCGCGGACCACGCGAACCTGGAGCACATGGTCCGCATCGCCGACAAGCTCTTCGGCGACGACTACGCGTTTTCGGCGTTCGCGGCCGGGCGCGACCAGCTGGCGTTCGGCACGCACAGCGCGTGGCTCGGCGGGCACGTGCGGGTCGGGCTGGAGGACAGCCTG encodes the following:
- a CDS encoding HpcH/HpaI aldolase/citrate lyase family protein; its protein translation is MSARTGGGLFTRPATPVGTWLKIASTEPAEIMAFAGFDFVVVDLEHAPLDLVTAYRLINTAAALGLTPIVRVPDKTASTIQKILDAGAMGILVPHVDTVEEAAAVGRACRFPPHGVRGAGGTSRAGAWGLKPTAEYLATGNDDVLCIPQLESVEAIKAAPEMLALDTVDAVFVGAADLSMSMGSTPASPDVLDLIASAVAAAHDAGKKCGLAFGGVPDRAAAAVREGCDFVLLSNDTTMLAEAARGLVTAFRDATA
- a CDS encoding LLM class flavin-dependent oxidoreductase, translating into MTLSLPRTALSIAELDDLDHAGVIRFVRALEEYGHRMVWLPEVAGREAFTTAALVLASTSSLIVGNGVARALERVPKSAGSAARELAAGYPGRYVLGLGVSGAVRERGAGPLPFLRSYLDGVDEVAPGVPRVLGAYSAGITKLAAERADGLITFLVTPEHTRWARETIGDLFLSVVQWAVVGRSRAEAREVARERLAYYLTLPHQIAKLTRLGFTDADLAPPGSDRLLDALVAYGTPSQVREAVRAQYEAGATQVALSLVGPLDEAKLDAYRALAPQED
- a CDS encoding 3-keto-5-aminohexanoate cleavage protein, producing MRTAEKVIITTAITGSVHIPSQSPHLPLSADEVADAALEAIEAGSAIVHLHAREPDGRPTPDPDVFEKIVGRITAETDAVVNITTGGASSMTMDERLAAARRLKPELASMNMGSMNFVYSGIADKVTEWKHDWEKPYVLNTYSHPFVNTFDRIEDTLRTLGAAGTRFEYECYDIGHLYSLAYFVELGLAKPPLLIQGVFGVLGGIGADHANLEHMVRIADKLFGDDYAFSAFAAGRDQLAFGTHSAWLGGHVRVGLEDSLWIGKGKLAASNAEQVRKIRAVVTDLGKPIATPADARAMLALRGGRA